From the genome of Kryptolebias marmoratus isolate JLee-2015 linkage group LG19, ASM164957v2, whole genome shotgun sequence, one region includes:
- the LOC119616591 gene encoding dicentracin-like, producing MKCTVVFLVLSMVVLMAQPSEGFFGLLFHGIKAAVHGITHLVRRRGRGKFAENQLDQQQLDNQQREQEQLDQELEQLDQNLEQLAQDQQDQQDQQQRAQEQLDKQQDQK from the exons ATGAAGTGCACTGTGGTGTTCCTCGTGTTGTCCATGGTTGTCCTGATGGCTCAACCTTCAGAGGGCTTTTTTGGATTACTGTTCCATGGGATTAAAGCAGCTGTTCATGGAATCACTCA CCTTGTTCGTAGAAGAGGGAGAGGgaaatttgcagaaaatcaactggaccagcagcagctggataACCAGCAGCGGGAACAGGAGCAACTGGACCAAGAGCTGGAGCAACTGGACCAGAACCTGGAGCAACTGGCCCAGGACCAGCAGGACCAGCAGGACCAGCAGCAGCGAGCCCAGGAGCAACTGGACAAGCAGCAAGACCAGAAGTAA
- the LOC108249028 gene encoding moronecidin-like, with product MKCAAVFLVLSMVVLMAEPGEGWLHFIKPALWGISAVSSLLNGLRNKRRHHGEEQADLKQLEQQLEQQLEQLDQELAAQLVQQLAEEQDMKLDQKLDQQKLDQQKQDQRNYKTARRHFE from the exons atgAAGTGTGCCGCGGTGTTTCTCGTGTTGTCCATGGTTGTCCTGATGGCTGAGCCTGGAGAGGGATGGCTTCATTTTATCAAACCAGCCCTTTGGGGCATTAGTGCCGTTAGTAG CCTTCTTAATGGCCTTCGCAACAAAAGAAGACATCATGGAGAGGAGCAAGCAGATCTgaagcagctggagcagcagctaGAGCAGCAGCTAGAGCAGCTAGATCAGGAGCTAGCTGCTCAGCTAGTCCAGCAGCTAGCTGAGGAGCAAGACATGAAACTGGACCAGAAGCTGGACCAGCAGAAGCTGGACCAGCAGAAGCAGGACCAGCGTAATTACAAGACAGCAAGACGTCACTTCGAGTAG
- the LOC108249026 gene encoding dicentracin — translation MKCTVGFLVLSMVLLMAQPSEGFWGALIGAASHVIKHLFKGKEENGKFVEEQADQQQLDKQQLDKQELDQQQLDKQQLDQQQLDKQQLDKQQLDQQQMDQQQLDQQQMDQQQLDKRSFKNKFARRRFH, via the exons ATGAAGTGCACCGTGGGGTTTCTTGTGTTGTCCATGGTTCTCCTCATGGCTCAACCCAGTGAGGGATTTTGGGGAGCGCTTATTGGAGCAGCTTCACATGTCATTAAACA CTTATTTAAGGGCAAAGAAGAGAATGGGAAATTTGTGGAGGAACAAGCTGACCAGCAGCAACTGGACAAGCAGCAACTGGACAAGCAGGAACTGGACCAGCAGCAACTGGACAAGCAGCAACTGGACCAGCAGCAACTGGACAAGCAGCAACTGGACAAGCAGCAACTGGACCAGCAGCAAATGGACCAGCAGCAACTGGACCAGCAGCAAATGGACCAGCAGCAACTGGACAAACgttcattcaaaaacaaatttgccCGACGTCGTTTTCATTAG